Proteins encoded within one genomic window of Glycine soja cultivar W05 chromosome 1, ASM419377v2, whole genome shotgun sequence:
- the LOC114420875 gene encoding G-box-binding factor 1-like isoform X1 yields METGSFSELIWMGTDEESTAKVSKPSSTSSTQIPLAPSYPDWSSSVQAYYAPGVTPRAFFASTVASPTPHPYLWGSQQPLIPPYGTPVPYPAIYPPGNVYAHPSMATTPSTTQNGTELLGKESDGKDRVSAKSSKGVSTNSGSKAGDNGKAGSGSGNDGVSQSAESGSEGSSDASDENTDQQESATNKKGSFDQMLVDGANARKNSVSTIPHSSVPGNPAVSMSPTSLNIGMDLWDASPAGAEAAKMRHNQSSASEAVTPPTIMGREVPLGEQWIQDDRELKKQKRKQSNRESARRSRLRKQAECEELQKRVESLRSENRILREELQRVSEECKKLTSENDSIKEELERMCGSEAIANLE; encoded by the exons GCAGTTTTTCTGAGCTGATCTGGATGGGAACTGATGAAGAAAGCACAGCTAAAGTTTCTAAACcatcttctacttcttctactCAG ATACCACTGGCACCTTCATATCCTGATTGGTCAAGCTCGGTGCAG GCTTACTATGCTCCTGGAGTCACACCACGTGCATTTTTTGCCTCAACTGTTGCTTCCCCAACTCCCCATCCTTATTTGTGGGGAAGCCAG cAGCCTCTAATTCCACCATATGGTACTCCTGTTCCATATCCAGCTATATATCCTCCTGGGAATGTCTATGCTCATCCAAGCATGGCAACG ACCCCAAGCACCACACAGAATGGTACAGAGTTATTAGGAAAGGAGTCTGATGGAAAAGATCGGGTTTCTGCCAAAAGTTCGAAGGGTGTGTCTACAAACAGTGGTTCCAAAGCAGGAGACAATGGAAAGGCAGGCTCAGGTTCTGGAAATGATGGTGTCTCACAAAG TGCTGAAAGTGGTTCAGAGGGATCTTCAGATGCTAGTGATGAGAATACTGACCAACAG GAATCAGCTACAAACAAGAAAGGGAGTTTTGACCAAATGCTTGTTGATG GAGCCAATGCACGGAAGAATTCTGTGAGCACCATTCCTCATTCTTCAGTACCTGGAAATCCCGCTGTCTCAATGTCTCCAACTAGTCTTAATATTGGAATGGACTTGTGGGACGCATCTCCTGCTGGTGCCGAAGCTGCAAAAATGAGACATAATCAGTCTTCTGCCTCAGAAGCTGTTACTCCTCCAACCATAATGGGACGTGAAGTCCCGCTTGGTGAACAATGGATACAA gaCGATCGTGAACTaaagaaacagaaaaggaaacagTCTAATAGGGAGTCTGCTAGGAGGTCAAGGCTACGCAAGCAG GCTGAGTGTGAAGAGTTACAAAAGAGGGTGGAGTCTCTGAGAAGTGAGAATCGAATTCTCAGAGAAGAGCTTCAGAGAGTATCTGAAGAATGCAAGAAACTTACATCTGAAAATGATTCCATCAAG GAAGAGTTAGAACGAATGTGTGGTTCAGAAGCAATTGCTAATCTTGAATGA
- the LOC114420853 gene encoding scarecrow-like protein 15, whose translation MRVPVPSSPQANPKPTNNVVRTIALPNLNNSTTPPTGLCYEPTSVLDLCRSPSPGTEKPTTDHSVLVTNSQDYLDLEDHALHNLDWDSIMKDLGLHDDSATPVLKTFLHPDDDDDDDNNNNPSCDDFTLFDHALEFTTLSDIYSNQNFAFDFNHLPHDFNHLNGFDFIEELIRAADCFDTKQLHVAQVILERLNQRLRSPVGKPLHRAAFYLKEALQSLLSGSNRTPRISSLVEIVHSIRTFKAFSGISPIPMFSIFTTNQIVLDHAASSFMHVIDFDIGLGIQYASLMKEIAEKAADSPVLRITAVVPEEYAVESTLVRDNLAQFALDLRIRVQVEFVPLRTFENLSFKAVKFVNGENTAVLLSPAIFRHLGNAAAFLGDVRRISPSVVVFVDGEGWAETATASAASFRRGVVSSLEYYSMMLESLDASTVGGGGEWVRRIEMMQLRPKILAAVESAWRRVPPWREAFYGAGMRPVQLSQFADFQAECLLAKSQIRGFHVAKRQNELVLFWHDRAIVATSAWRC comes from the coding sequence ATGAGAGTTCCCGTTCCCTCATCCCCACAGGCCAACCCAAAACCCACCAATAACGTTGTCCGTACCATTGCCCTTCCCAACCTCAACAATAGCACCACGCCCCCCACGGGCCTGTGCTACGAGCCCACTTCTGTCCTTGACCTGTGCCGGAGCCCGAGCCCGGGCACCGAAAAGCCCACCACCGATCACTCCGTTCTCGTCACCAACTCCCAAGACTATCTCGACCTGGAAGACCATGCGTTGCACAACTTGGACTGGGACTCCATCATGAAGGACTTGGGCTTACACGACGACTCCGCCACCCCCGTTTTGAAAACTTTTCTCCACCccgacgacgacgacgacgacgacaacaacaacaacccatCATGCGACGACTTCACACTCTTCGACCACGCGCTTGAATTCACCACTCTCTCCGACATCTACTCCAACCAAAACTTCGCTTTCGATTTCAACCACTTGCCTCACGACTTCAACCACCTCAACGGCTTCGATTTCATCGAAGAGCTCATCCGCGCCGCCGACTGCTTCGACACCAAGCAGTTACACGTGGCGCAAGTGATATTGGAGCGGCTCAATCAACGACTACGATCGCCCGTCGGAAAACCACTCCATCGCGCAGCGTTTTACCTCAAAGAAGCTCTCCAGAGTCTTCTCTCCGGTTCGAACCGGACTCCGAGGATTTCATCCCTGGTGGAAATCGTGCACAGTATCAGAACCTTCAAGGCCTTTTCGGGAATTTCGCCGATCCCAATGTTCTCGATCTTCACCACCAATCAAATAGTTCTGGATCACGCGGCGAGCTCCTTCATGCACGTCATCGACTTCGACATCGGTCTTGGGATCCAATACGCTTCCCTAATGAAGGAGATTGCGGAGAAGGCGGCGGATTCGCCGGTGCTCCGAATCACCGCCGTCGTTCCGGAAGAATACGCCGTCGAGAGCACGCTCGTCCGCGACAACCTCGCGCAGTTCGCCCTAGATCTCAGGATCCGCGTGCAGGTCGAGTTCGTGCCGCTTCGAACCTTCGAGAATCTCTCCTTCAAGGCCGTGAAGTTCGTCAACGGCGAGAACACCGCCGTGCTCCTGTCGCCGGCGATTTTTCGCCACCTCGGCAACGCCGCCGCGTTCCTGGGGGACGTGCGGAGGATCTCGCCGAGCGTGGTGGTTTTTGTGGACGGCGAGGGGTGGGCGGAGACTGCCACGGCGTCGGCGGCGTCGTTCCGGCGCGGCGTTGTGAGCAGTTTGGAGTACTACTCGATGATGCTGGAGTCGCTGGACGCGTCGACGGTGGGAGGGGGAGGGGAGTGGGTGAGGAGAATCGAGATGATGCAGCTGCGGCCGAAGATTTTGGCGGCGGTGGAGAGTGCGTGGCGGCGGGTTCCGCCGTGGAGGGAGGCGTTTTACGGCGCCGGAATGAGGCCGGTGCAGTTAAGCCAGTTTGCGGATTTTCAAGCAGAGTGCCTGTTAGCGAAGTCTCAAATCAGAGGCTTTCACGTGGCAAAACGCCAGAACGAACTGGTGCTTTTCTGGCATGATAGGGCCATTGTTGCCACGTCAGCATGGCGCTGTTAG
- the LOC114420875 gene encoding G-box-binding factor 1-like isoform X3: protein MGTDEESTAKVSKPSSTSSTQIPLAPSYPDWSSSVQAYYAPGVTPRAFFASTVASPTPHPYLWGSQQPLIPPYGTPVPYPAIYPPGNVYAHPSMATTPSTTQNGTELLGKESDGKDRVSAKSSKGVSTNSGSKAGDNGKAGSGSGNDGVSQSAESGSEGSSDASDENTDQQESATNKKGSFDQMLVDGANARKNSVSTIPHSSVPGNPAVSMSPTSLNIGMDLWDASPAGAEAAKMRHNQSSASEAVTPPTIMGREVPLGEQWIQDDRELKKQKRKQSNRESARRSRLRKQAECEELQKRVESLRSENRILREELQRVSEECKKLTSENDSIKEELERMCGSEAIANLE, encoded by the exons ATGGGAACTGATGAAGAAAGCACAGCTAAAGTTTCTAAACcatcttctacttcttctactCAG ATACCACTGGCACCTTCATATCCTGATTGGTCAAGCTCGGTGCAG GCTTACTATGCTCCTGGAGTCACACCACGTGCATTTTTTGCCTCAACTGTTGCTTCCCCAACTCCCCATCCTTATTTGTGGGGAAGCCAG cAGCCTCTAATTCCACCATATGGTACTCCTGTTCCATATCCAGCTATATATCCTCCTGGGAATGTCTATGCTCATCCAAGCATGGCAACG ACCCCAAGCACCACACAGAATGGTACAGAGTTATTAGGAAAGGAGTCTGATGGAAAAGATCGGGTTTCTGCCAAAAGTTCGAAGGGTGTGTCTACAAACAGTGGTTCCAAAGCAGGAGACAATGGAAAGGCAGGCTCAGGTTCTGGAAATGATGGTGTCTCACAAAG TGCTGAAAGTGGTTCAGAGGGATCTTCAGATGCTAGTGATGAGAATACTGACCAACAG GAATCAGCTACAAACAAGAAAGGGAGTTTTGACCAAATGCTTGTTGATG GAGCCAATGCACGGAAGAATTCTGTGAGCACCATTCCTCATTCTTCAGTACCTGGAAATCCCGCTGTCTCAATGTCTCCAACTAGTCTTAATATTGGAATGGACTTGTGGGACGCATCTCCTGCTGGTGCCGAAGCTGCAAAAATGAGACATAATCAGTCTTCTGCCTCAGAAGCTGTTACTCCTCCAACCATAATGGGACGTGAAGTCCCGCTTGGTGAACAATGGATACAA gaCGATCGTGAACTaaagaaacagaaaaggaaacagTCTAATAGGGAGTCTGCTAGGAGGTCAAGGCTACGCAAGCAG GCTGAGTGTGAAGAGTTACAAAAGAGGGTGGAGTCTCTGAGAAGTGAGAATCGAATTCTCAGAGAAGAGCTTCAGAGAGTATCTGAAGAATGCAAGAAACTTACATCTGAAAATGATTCCATCAAG GAAGAGTTAGAACGAATGTGTGGTTCAGAAGCAATTGCTAATCTTGAATGA
- the LOC114420864 gene encoding HVA22-like protein k, with amino-acid sequence MALLGSNITSEVGLRLLLCPLGSNVVIRTACCTVGVAMPVYTTFKAIESKDQDAQHRCLLYWAAYGSFSLVEVFTDKLISWCPMYYHLKFAFLVWLQLPTTSGAKQIYANHLRPFLSRHQARVDQVLGFAYCEVIKLVSSYQAEIQFVRSMVVKITGSADQMLRGNAESDNRSPQHSSPEDPASDAETDQNHNH; translated from the exons ATGGCTCTCCTCGGATCAAACATAACAAGCGAA GTTGGACTCCGATTGCTCCTTTGTCCACTTGGTTCCAACGTTGTAATTAGAACAGCATG CTGTACTGTCGGAGTTGCTATGCCTGTGTACACTACGTTCAAGGCAATAGAAAGTAAAGATCAAGATGCTCAACATAGGTGTCTTCTCTACTGGGCAG cCTATGGTTCATTCAGCCTTGTTGAAGTGTTCACAGACAAGCTTATTTCTTG GTGTCCTATGTACTATCACctgaagtttgcatttcttgtttGGCTTCAACTTCCAACTACCAGT GGAGCAAAACAAATATATGCAAACCACTTGCGCCCCTTTTTGTCGAGGCATCAAGCACGAGTTGATCAAGTCTTGGGTTTTGCATATTGTGAAGTG ATAAAACTTGTCAGTTCATACCAAGCAGAGATCCAGTTTGTCAGGAGCATGGTAGTAAAGATAACTGGATCAG CGGATCAAATGTTGAGAGGCAATGCTGAATCAGATAATAGATCGCCGCAACATAGTTCACCCGAAGACCCTGCCTCTGATGCTGAAACGGACCAAAACCACAATCACTGA
- the LOC114420875 gene encoding G-box-binding factor 1-like isoform X2 yields the protein METGSFSELIWMGTDEESTAKVSKPSSTSSTQIPLAPSYPDWSSSVQAYYAPGVTPRAFFASTVASPTPHPYLWGSQPLIPPYGTPVPYPAIYPPGNVYAHPSMATTPSTTQNGTELLGKESDGKDRVSAKSSKGVSTNSGSKAGDNGKAGSGSGNDGVSQSAESGSEGSSDASDENTDQQESATNKKGSFDQMLVDGANARKNSVSTIPHSSVPGNPAVSMSPTSLNIGMDLWDASPAGAEAAKMRHNQSSASEAVTPPTIMGREVPLGEQWIQDDRELKKQKRKQSNRESARRSRLRKQAECEELQKRVESLRSENRILREELQRVSEECKKLTSENDSIKEELERMCGSEAIANLE from the exons GCAGTTTTTCTGAGCTGATCTGGATGGGAACTGATGAAGAAAGCACAGCTAAAGTTTCTAAACcatcttctacttcttctactCAG ATACCACTGGCACCTTCATATCCTGATTGGTCAAGCTCGGTGCAG GCTTACTATGCTCCTGGAGTCACACCACGTGCATTTTTTGCCTCAACTGTTGCTTCCCCAACTCCCCATCCTTATTTGTGGGGAAGCCAG CCTCTAATTCCACCATATGGTACTCCTGTTCCATATCCAGCTATATATCCTCCTGGGAATGTCTATGCTCATCCAAGCATGGCAACG ACCCCAAGCACCACACAGAATGGTACAGAGTTATTAGGAAAGGAGTCTGATGGAAAAGATCGGGTTTCTGCCAAAAGTTCGAAGGGTGTGTCTACAAACAGTGGTTCCAAAGCAGGAGACAATGGAAAGGCAGGCTCAGGTTCTGGAAATGATGGTGTCTCACAAAG TGCTGAAAGTGGTTCAGAGGGATCTTCAGATGCTAGTGATGAGAATACTGACCAACAG GAATCAGCTACAAACAAGAAAGGGAGTTTTGACCAAATGCTTGTTGATG GAGCCAATGCACGGAAGAATTCTGTGAGCACCATTCCTCATTCTTCAGTACCTGGAAATCCCGCTGTCTCAATGTCTCCAACTAGTCTTAATATTGGAATGGACTTGTGGGACGCATCTCCTGCTGGTGCCGAAGCTGCAAAAATGAGACATAATCAGTCTTCTGCCTCAGAAGCTGTTACTCCTCCAACCATAATGGGACGTGAAGTCCCGCTTGGTGAACAATGGATACAA gaCGATCGTGAACTaaagaaacagaaaaggaaacagTCTAATAGGGAGTCTGCTAGGAGGTCAAGGCTACGCAAGCAG GCTGAGTGTGAAGAGTTACAAAAGAGGGTGGAGTCTCTGAGAAGTGAGAATCGAATTCTCAGAGAAGAGCTTCAGAGAGTATCTGAAGAATGCAAGAAACTTACATCTGAAAATGATTCCATCAAG GAAGAGTTAGAACGAATGTGTGGTTCAGAAGCAATTGCTAATCTTGAATGA